One window of the Benincasa hispida cultivar B227 chromosome 3, ASM972705v1, whole genome shotgun sequence genome contains the following:
- the LOC120074431 gene encoding uncharacterized protein LOC120074431: protein MYQAVAPPQVSITAARRPQQITTKDKKATQGRNINVGFGQKRKEQLWQCVEGCGACCKLAKGPSFASPEEIFQNTSDIELYKSLIGADGWCIHYEKSTRKCSIYADRPYFCRVESPVFEKLYGIKENKFNKAACSSCRDTIKAIYGFSSKELENFNKAVQSSESI, encoded by the exons ATGTACCAGGCGGTGGCTCCGCCGCAAGTCTCCATAACCGCCGCTCGCCGACCGCAACAGATTACAACAAAGGATAAGAAGGCCACTCAAGGTCGGAACATCAATGTAGGGTTTGGGCAAAAACGAAAGGAGCAATTATGGCAGTGCGTCGAGGGATGCGGCGCCTGCTGCAAGCTCGCGAAGGGGCCGTCCTTCGCCTCGCCGGAGGAAATCTTCCAGAATACTTCCGATATTGAG CTCTATAAAAGCTTGATTGGCGCAGATGGATGGTGCATTCACTACGAGAAGAGCACACGTAAATGCTCCATTTATGCCG ATCGCCCATATTTTTGCCGCGTAGAGTCTCCTGTGTTTGAGAAGTTGTATGGAATCAAAGAAAACAAGTTCAACAAGGCTGCTTGCAG TAGCTGCAGGGACACTATAAAAGCAATCTATGGTTTCTCGTCCAAGGAATTGGAAAACTTCAACAAAGCAGTTCAAAGCTCCGAGTCAATATAA
- the LOC120074430 gene encoding uncharacterized protein LOC120074430 isoform X1 — translation MPIRCTLNFRVSTVFLLVSTFLSCHSGGVESAVVTLDSIVIYKTHEWLASEPTVYFQCQGGNKTKLPDVQKEHVLYSFNGEESWQPLTEFESKKCKRCGFYEEDSIKSDDVFEEWEFCPSDFTAPAGKYVRFNAEEFNATFLCLQCTAYSNVTSSSFPSYDGEKGMHSAVIIVISVVASTVLILGMVVGYKYWQQKRREQDQARFLKLFEDGDDIEDELGLSEVI, via the exons ATGCCGATTCGGTGTACTCTGAATTTCAGAGTTTCGACGGTTTTTCTTCTCGTTTCGACATTCCTGAGCTGCCATTCAG GGGGTGTAGAATCAGCGGTTGTTACGCTTGATTCCATCGTAATTTACAAGACGCACGAGTGGTTAGCATCAGAACCAACAGTTTATTTTCAATGTCAAGGGGGAAATAAGACGAAATTGCCTGATGTACAGAAAGAGCATGTTTTATACAGCTTCAACGGTGAAGAATCATGGCAG CCACTGACTGAATTTGAAAGCAAAAAGTGTAAGCGATGTGGGTTCTATGAAGAGGACAGCATTAAATCTGATGATGTATTTGAAGAATGGGAGTTCTGTCCATCTGATTTTACAGCCCCGGCTGGAAAATATGTACGATTCAATGCAGAAGAGTTCAATGCCACCTTTTTGTGCTTGCAGTGCACAGCATATTCCAATG TTACTAGTTCAAGTTTTCCTTCGTATGACGGAGAAAAGGGAATGCATTCTGCTGTAATCATAGTGATCAGTGTTGTGGCTTCAACTGTATTAATTCTTGGTATGGTGGTTGGTTACAAATATTGGCAACAAAAGAGAAGAGAGCAAGATCAAGCCAGGTTTCTGAAGCTGTTTGAAGATGGGGATGACATTGAGGATGAATTGGGCCTTAGCGAAGTAATTTGA
- the LOC120074430 gene encoding uncharacterized protein LOC120074430 isoform X2 has translation MPIRCTLNFRVSTVFLLVSTFLSCHSGGVESAVVTLDSIVIYKTHEWLASEPTVYFQCQGGNKTKLPDVQKEHVLYSFNGEESWQPLTEFESKKCKRCGFYEEDSIKSDDVFEEWEFCPSDFTAPAGKYVRFNAEEFNATFLCLQCTAYSNGSFRICVTCFFSILPTQIGLMQLYNTFLRRECQDLESFENICIA, from the exons ATGCCGATTCGGTGTACTCTGAATTTCAGAGTTTCGACGGTTTTTCTTCTCGTTTCGACATTCCTGAGCTGCCATTCAG GGGGTGTAGAATCAGCGGTTGTTACGCTTGATTCCATCGTAATTTACAAGACGCACGAGTGGTTAGCATCAGAACCAACAGTTTATTTTCAATGTCAAGGGGGAAATAAGACGAAATTGCCTGATGTACAGAAAGAGCATGTTTTATACAGCTTCAACGGTGAAGAATCATGGCAG CCACTGACTGAATTTGAAAGCAAAAAGTGTAAGCGATGTGGGTTCTATGAAGAGGACAGCATTAAATCTGATGATGTATTTGAAGAATGGGAGTTCTGTCCATCTGATTTTACAGCCCCGGCTGGAAAATATGTACGATTCAATGCAGAAGAGTTCAATGCCACCTTTTTGTGCTTGCAGTGCACAGCATATTCCAATG GATCCTTCAGAATCTGCGTCACTTGTTTCTTCTCAATTTTGCCTACTCAgattgggttaatgcaactataTAATACTTTCCTTCGGAGGGAATGCCAAGACCTCGAGAGTTTTGAGAATATATGCATAGCCTAG
- the LOC120074531 gene encoding pathogenesis-related protein 1A has protein sequence MPPPSTLPSLLCISLLLLLLLPIVLSHQQSPSNAGNTQSTATANQSPPSPPTPLPPRRSAPFFAREFLLAHNKVRMNVTHPLLNWDKKLARYARRWGMKRVADCKMIHSYGPYGENLFWGALDHWTPTEAVESWSREKQFYDVQHNACSGGQMCGHYTQIIWRDSLKLGCTRVKCQTGGVLMICEYDPPGNYVNESPFDTIHGGAAATATANPNAPGTVPTPPSKVSAGSPHRKMAE, from the coding sequence ATGCCGCCACCTTCAACTCTTCCTTCTCTTCTCTGCATCtctctcctcctcctcctcctccttccAATCGTCTTATCGCATCAACAATCCCCTTCCAATGCCGGAAATACTCAATCCACCGCGACGGCAAATCAATCGCCGCCATCACCGCCGACCCCGCTGCCGCCTCGACGCTCTGCGCCTTTCTTCGCTCGCGAATTCCTGTTAGCGCACAACAAAGTAAGGATGAACGTGACGCATCCTCTGTTAAATTGGGACAAAAAATTAGCTCGATACGCCCGTCGCTGGGGAATGAAACGCGTCGCCGATTGCAAAATGATCCATTCCTACGGTCCCTATGGTGAGAATCTGTTTTGGGGAGCGCTCGATCACTGGACGCCGACGGAAGCGGTGGAATCGTGGTCGAGGGAGAAGCAATTTTACGATGTTCAACATAACGCCTGCTCTGGCGGCCAAATGTGCGGGCATTATACACAAATCATTTGGAGAGATTCTCTCAAACTTGGATGCACTCGCGTCAAGTGTCAAACTGGAGGCGTTTTGATGATTTGTGAGTACGATCCGCCTGGAAATTACGTCAATGAGAGCCCATTCGACACCATCCACGGCGGAGCCGCAGCCACAGCCACCGCTAATCCGAATGCGCCTGGAACTGTACCGACACCGCCGTCTAAGGTATCAGCCGGCTCGCCTCACCGGAAAATGGCGGAATGA